Part of the bacterium genome is shown below.
GGATTTACCCCCCCTCAAATATATAGATATTTACCTCAAGGCGAATATAAGCAGGTGTTTTCATGGAGGAATGTTTTTCCGTTTAAAATCCGACAAGTTGGAAACTACTTAAACAGTTTCTTTTAAATAATTTATAAAAGGGAATAAATGGCTGAACTAATTTGGGATGGGAAATACCAAGATGGTAAGAAAGTTTCACCAGTAAAAATTGCGCTTCCTTTTCAAACAATTGAAACAATCAACGAAAGCACTCAGGATCGCCAACAATCTTTAGATATGTTTTCAAGTGGGCAAAATACGGGTTGGAAAAACAGACTGATTTGGGGAGACAAAAAATACGTACTACCTTCGTTGATGGGTGAATTCTCAGGAAAAATTGATCTTATATACATCGATCCGCCATTTAACGTTGGAGCTGATTTTTCGTTTATGGCGACTGTTCCGGATGACAACGAAAACGAAGAAGGGGAAACTCAATTTATTAAAGAACCTAATTTAATTGAAATGAAAGCATATCGAGACACTTGGGGCAAAGGGGTTGATTCTTATGTGAAATGGTTTGGCGAATCTCTTTATGGAATGAATGATCTTTTAAGTGATACGGGGAGCATTTATGTTCACCTTGATTATCACGTTGTACATTATGTAAAAATAATAATGGATGAAATATTCGGTAAAGATAATTTCGTAAATGAGATAATTTGGAAAAGATCTTTGCCTCATAATGATCCGAAACGTTATGGTTCGACTCATGACACAATTTTGTTCTATTCGAAAACAGATAAATATAAATTCAATCAACAATATACAGGCTTGACGGATTCTTATATTAAGTCTCATTACAATCAAAAAGATGAAAATGGTCGCGCATTTCAACTTACTTCATTAGCGGCATCAGGTGTTGGCCCTCCAAGAAAATTCGGGGATAAAATCCTTACACCCCCTAAGGGAAACCATTGGAGATACTCCCAGGAAAATATTGATTTACTATTAAAAGAAGGACGGATAGTTTTCACGTCCACGGGTAATCCTCGGTATAAGCGTTATATGGATGAAATGAAGGGCCCTGCATTGCAATCTATTTGGGATGATGTTCTTCCAGTAAATTCTCAAGCCGCAGAACGTGTTTCCTACGCTACCCAAAAACCAGAGGCTCTTTTAGAGCGTATTATTAAGGCTTCTTCTAATGAGGGAGATTTGGTTGCGGATTTTTTTTGTGGATCAGGAACTACCCTAGCAACGGCCGAAAAATTAAAAAGGAAATGGATTGGGTGCGATTTAGGAAGATTCGCGATTCACACAACAAGAAAAAGATTACTTTCTATATCAGGAATCAGGCCTTTTGTTCTTCAAAACCTAGGAAAATATGAACGTCAAGCTTGGCAAGCGGCAGAATTTTCCGAGCCCAAAAAACAGGTGGAAAAAGAACTTAATTATCGACGTTTCATTTTGGATTTATATAAAGCAGAACCAATAACTGGTTTTGCTTGGCTTCATGGGACAAAGAAAGATCGCATGATACATGTTGGAGTTGTAGATGCCCCAATTACTTTGGCGGACGTGAAAGCGATAGCTGCTGAAACCTGGAAATCCGTTGGTAAAGGAAAAAACTCCCCCGCAAAAGCTACGGTGGATATTTTAGGATGGGATTTTGCTTTGGAAGTTAATGAGGTAGCGAAACAAATTGCTGCGGAATCCGGAGTAGAAGTCCATTTCAAAATTATTCCTCGGGAAGTGCTTGATAAGAAGGCCGTAGACCAAGGAGACATTAAATTTTTTGAACTATCTTCTCTTGCCGTTGAAATCAAATCAGATGAACTTGAAGCAACTGCAAGACTTAAAGATTTTGTTATTGTTCCGGAATACGTTCCTGAGGACGTTCAAAAGGCCATTAGGCATTGGGCTCAGTGGATTGATTATTGGGCTGTGGATTGGGATTACAAGAACGATACCTTCCACAACCAGTGGCAAAGTTATCGTTCTCGACAGAATCCGGAACTGGAATTGAACACAGCTCACTCATACGAAGCACCGGGTGAATATTCAGTTGTAGTGAAGGTAATAGATATTCTTGGAAATGACACTACGAAACTTGTAAAGATTAAGGTTTTGAATGCCAAAAAGAAAAAGTAAAAAAGTCCCTAGAAACCAACCTGATTTATTAGATGTGACAGCAAAGCTAAAAACTGCTCCCTGTGTACCTGCATTGAGGGATGCCGTAAAGGCTTGGCGGGCAGGGGGTTATAAGGGAACAACGGAGACTACCCGACGGTTACTTAATTATTGGTTTGAAACAGATCACAAACAAATAAATGGTCGGTCATTTCAATATCACCATTCTCAACGTGAAGCAATTGAGACTTTAATTTTCGTTTGGGAGTACGAAAAGGTACGGAGTCGTAAAGCCCTTTTGGAACGGTATGCAACCAGTATTAAGAATATCCGTCTTCCAACTTATGATGAATTTTCTCGATATTGCATCAAAATGGCAACAGGATCAGGTAAGACAAAAGTTATGTCTCTGGTTATTGCATGGCAATATTTTAATTCCCAATGTGAAGAACCGACTGAAGCCAAGCAATATGCAAAAACTTTTTTAGTGATTGCCCCAAACATTATTGTTTTTGAACGCCTCAGAACTGATTTTGAGGGTGGACGTATCTTTCGAGCAGACCCAATTATTCCAAAATATTTTGAAATTTTTTGGGATTTTGATTCTGTAATGCGTGGTGATGGCCTGAAAGCCCATAGTTCTGGAATGCTTTTTCTTTCAAATGTCCAACAGTTTTATGAACGCTTGAAAAATGTTAAATATGAAGAATCTGATGAGATGACTTCAATTTTGGGTACTGACCCTGCGTTGAATAAATTAGAGGTGTCTGATTTTTCAGAACGAATCGGTTTAAGGTCGGGAAATTTAATGGTGATAAACGATGAAGCCCACCACACACATGACGAGGAAAGCGAGTGGAATGCGATCATTCGGCGGCTTCACCTAAAAACTCCGATTACGATGCAAGTTGATTTTTCGGCTACTCCCCGGTTCCAAAAGGGCCAGCTTTTCCCCTGGACCATTTCTGATTACCCCCTCAAGCAAGCCATCCTGGATGGAATTGTCAAACGTCCTTTCAAAGGTATAGCCCATATTCAGGAAGCGAAATCTAAAACAGCTAGTGTCCGTTACAAAGGCTTCCTCGTGGCAGGGGTAGAGAGGTGGAAGGAATACAAGGAACAGTTAACACCACTCAAAAAGAAACCCATTTTATTTGTCATGCTTAACGATACGGACGAGGCGGATGATGTTGGGGATTGGCTTCGAACAAAATACCCAAAAGAATTCGGTGAAGAAAATACGCTTGTTATTCACACAGACAAATCAGGTGAAGTCTCTAAAGCAGATTTGGACAAAGCCCGAAAAGTAGCCCATGAAGTAGATAGCGACCAAAGTCCCGTTAATGCCATCGTTAGCGTATTAATGCTCCGAGAGGGATGGGATGTCCAGAACGTCACTGTGGTTGTAGGTCTTCGACCTTACACGTCTAAGGCCAATATTCTTCCAGAGCAGACGATTGGTCGTGGTCTAAGGCTGATGTTTCGGGGCCAAGGCAACGGTTATACCGAACGAGTGGACGTGATCGGAAATAACGCGTTTATTTCTTTCGTGGATGATTTAGAAAAGCTTGAAGATTTGAAGCTGGATTCCTTCGATGTCGGGAAAGATAAACTTTCCATTGTCTCAATCATGCCGGACCCGGATAAGAAGAAATTCGATATTGGCTTGCCGCTCATCTCCCCGGTTATGGTTCGAAAGAAAAGTCTTGCCGAAGAAATTTCTGAATTGGACGTAATGAGGTTCCAAACGCCAAAGCTTCCCATCAAAAAAGGGGATTCGGAAGAAACGACCTTTACCTACGAGGGGTTCGACTACATCACCCTGGTTAAGGAAGTGGAACGGAAATACACCATTCCTGAACCACAGACACCCCAGGAGGTCATCGGCTACTATGCCAGGCAAATAGCCCAGGAGGTCAAATTACCTTCCCAATTTGCGGCACTGGTTCCGAGGATTAAAGAATTCTTCGAGAAGAAGGCCTTTGGTCGGGAGGTCAACCTAGAAGATCCCGAAATCCTGAAGGCTATGACAACAAATGTTTCGCAATATGTCTGTGTTCAAGCCTTCAAGAAGGAACTGCAAAGCAAGATTGTCGCAGAACAAACCCCAAAACTTGAGGGCGCGGACCGTCTATTATCCGACTTGAACCCTCCTTTCCCATGGGGAAGGCCGGTTTATGAGAGTAAAAAGACGATTCTCAACCTAGTTCCATGTGATAACGAATTTGAACGAACTTTCGCGAAGTTTTTGGATAAGGCGGAAGATGTGAAGTCTTTTTCCAAAATTCCACAAAGTTTTGGGTTTTCAATAGACTACGTTGACGGCAATTACAATCAACGAAGCTATCACCCGGATTTTGTGGCGATTGCCGAGGATGGAACCAACTGGCTTTTGGAAACGAAAGGTCAGGAAGGTGAAGAAACACGGTTCAAGGATGCTGCGGCTGAAAGATGGTGTGAGAATGCTAGCGAGCTAACCAAAAAATCTTGGCGGTATAAAAAAATCCCCCAGAAAAAGTTTAACGAATTGCAACCAACTACATTATTGGATTTGGCAGTCTTATAAGTCTAAGGAGTACATATGGCTGAAAAAATTGACGTTCGTCCACGCAATCTTCGTTCATTGATCGACGAAATTGAGGTAGGACTTTTAAAAATTCCACAATTTCAAAGAGAAGTTGTTTGGGACCTTCCGGATTGTGTGAAACTAATAGACAGCGTTTATAAATGTTTTCCCATTGGCAGTTTAGTGATTTGGGAGACCTACGAAAAATTGGCGGATGTTCGATCCATTGGAAACATAACCTTACCTTTGCCTCCGGATGGTAGAAAGCCGTCGTATGTTTTAGATGGACAACAAAGGTTAACGGCTCTCTATGCTTGCGCAAAAGAAGCGAGCGTTAAAAGGAAAAATCGAAGGAATCCGATCCCTTATGTAGCTTGGTACGATTTTGAGAAAGATGAATTTACGCATCTCAAACCGGAAATCGGCGTTACCTTCAGACAACTTATTTCAGATAATTACGATCCATTTCGGGATCCATTGCCCGAAATATACAAACCCATTTTTACAAAAGTCCGAACAGTTCTGTTGGAGAAATACAAATTCGCTTGTGTTGAGATAGATGAACGTGATTTAGAGCAAGCCTGCATAATTTTTGAACGAATTAATAATTCGGGGAAAAAATTAACAGTCTTTGATTTGCTTGTCGCGAAATTGTATCCATTTTCTTTTGACCTGAGGGCAAAGTGGAAGGAACTGGAGAAAAGTTTAAAACATTTTGATGGGCTCAATCCCATCCTGCCAATGCAATCCATCTCCCTAAAAACTATTCGTTTAGATGAGGATAAAACATCAAGTGAATTTGAAAAATATGGTTGTCATAAACGACACCTTTTAAAAATAGATTCAACATACGTGTCCGAAAATTGGGAAGAAGTAACAGAGTGTTTTAAGTTGGCTTTAGATTTTGCCCAGACTCGTCTTGGTATTGCTGAGTATGATTTGTTGGCTTATGAGCCCACCATTCCTTTGATCACTCTATTCTTTTTGCTGAATGACCATAAAGGGCCGAATGGTAACCAAGCAATTTGGCTTGAAAGATATTTTTGGCGTTCTTGTATAAGCGCTCGTTACTCCTCTAGTCCTGAGAGCAGTATGGAAGAGGATGGGTTATTAATTAGAGAAATTCAGCGGAATGGATCTCCTGCGCTTCTTAAAGTAAACCAAGTTACGCCTGAAATGATTCTGGATGCTCGTTACGACAGGAGAGATGGTTTTGTATTAACGATACTGGCCATGCTTGCTTCTAGAAAGCCAAGGTCGTTTAAATCCTCGACGTTAATTCCCATACCAACATCTTTTTCCAAGTATAACGCTACAGAGCTTCATCACATTTTTCCCAGAGGGTGGTTGAAACGAACCGGAAAAAAGGATTGGTTAGACAAAGAACATTCTTTGGCGAATATTTGCATGGCTCCTGCGAAGGAGCAACGTCATGAAATAGCGGCAAAACCTCCAAGCGAATATTTAGAGATGTTTTCGACTTCAAATCCGCAATTGGATTTGGCCTTAGAAAGCCACTTGCTGAACGGCGAATTAGAGAAATATTTAAAAAAAGATCAGTTTGATGATTTTCTTAAAGCGCGGGCAAAAGTAATGGCGGATAAATTGAATTCTCTTGCTGGACTGGATTAAATGAAATTTAAATCCACTTTTGTAAAACTCCTAAAAAAATATTCGCTATTTCTGAATAAATTACCGAATGGAAAGATATTCGAAGGGATGTTTCGGTGGCCAGAGGAAAGAACGGAATCAAAATGCTTCCTTCGTCTTTACCATCGGCAAGGCCATTTCATTGCCTTGGCTCAAGAACTACAGCGGCCTTATGGCGGGACTAGATTCCTAGGCTTGTCCGATAACCTGCCGGATCAAGTTTTCCGCATGTGCCGAGATAAATTTGGTCTAAAGTCTCCAGACAAATTTCACCTCATCGAATATCACCCTAAGGGTATCAATGGTTACGATAAGGACACCTTTTTCCTTGATGCCTTAACATGGTGGGAAGACCGTTTCTTAAGGCCGGAGGATAAAGAATTTAAAAATTACGATGAAATAAAAGAGATCATTGGTCAGGACCCGCCCCGGTCGTTGCTGAGAAATAACCTTCACGAATTTTCCGATGAAGAACGGGAGGCGATCCTGTGTATGGTTGAGGATGCCCTGAAGGAACCGTCATTACCAGCCGAATTGGAACCCTTGAGAAACGCGGATGCGTCCGAGTTTTGGCTTGCCGAACAAACCACTGGTGGACTTTACGTCATCCTTCATCATGGTAAATGTATTTCATTCCGCATTTCCGCTGCTGGAGAATTACTTATTCCGAACAAAAACCAAGTTTTCGACTAACCTCCCTT
Proteins encoded:
- a CDS encoding DUF262 domain-containing protein; translation: MAEKIDVRPRNLRSLIDEIEVGLLKIPQFQREVVWDLPDCVKLIDSVYKCFPIGSLVIWETYEKLADVRSIGNITLPLPPDGRKPSYVLDGQQRLTALYACAKEASVKRKNRRNPIPYVAWYDFEKDEFTHLKPEIGVTFRQLISDNYDPFRDPLPEIYKPIFTKVRTVLLEKYKFACVEIDERDLEQACIIFERINNSGKKLTVFDLLVAKLYPFSFDLRAKWKELEKSLKHFDGLNPILPMQSISLKTIRLDEDKTSSEFEKYGCHKRHLLKIDSTYVSENWEEVTECFKLALDFAQTRLGIAEYDLLAYEPTIPLITLFFLLNDHKGPNGNQAIWLERYFWRSCISARYSSSPESSMEEDGLLIREIQRNGSPALLKVNQVTPEMILDARYDRRDGFVLTILAMLASRKPRSFKSSTLIPIPTSFSKYNATELHHIFPRGWLKRTGKKDWLDKEHSLANICMAPAKEQRHEIAAKPPSEYLEMFSTSNPQLDLALESHLLNGELEKYLKKDQFDDFLKARAKVMADKLNSLAGLD
- a CDS encoding site-specific DNA-methyltransferase; protein product: MAELIWDGKYQDGKKVSPVKIALPFQTIETINESTQDRQQSLDMFSSGQNTGWKNRLIWGDKKYVLPSLMGEFSGKIDLIYIDPPFNVGADFSFMATVPDDNENEEGETQFIKEPNLIEMKAYRDTWGKGVDSYVKWFGESLYGMNDLLSDTGSIYVHLDYHVVHYVKIIMDEIFGKDNFVNEIIWKRSLPHNDPKRYGSTHDTILFYSKTDKYKFNQQYTGLTDSYIKSHYNQKDENGRAFQLTSLAASGVGPPRKFGDKILTPPKGNHWRYSQENIDLLLKEGRIVFTSTGNPRYKRYMDEMKGPALQSIWDDVLPVNSQAAERVSYATQKPEALLERIIKASSNEGDLVADFFCGSGTTLATAEKLKRKWIGCDLGRFAIHTTRKRLLSISGIRPFVLQNLGKYERQAWQAAEFSEPKKQVEKELNYRRFILDLYKAEPITGFAWLHGTKKDRMIHVGVVDAPITLADVKAIAAETWKSVGKGKNSPAKATVDILGWDFALEVNEVAKQIAAESGVEVHFKIIPREVLDKKAVDQGDIKFFELSSLAVEIKSDELEATARLKDFVIVPEYVPEDVQKAIRHWAQWIDYWAVDWDYKNDTFHNQWQSYRSRQNPELELNTAHSYEAPGEYSVVVKVIDILGNDTTKLVKIKVLNAKKKK
- a CDS encoding DEAD/DEAH box helicase family protein; translated protein: MPKRKSKKVPRNQPDLLDVTAKLKTAPCVPALRDAVKAWRAGGYKGTTETTRRLLNYWFETDHKQINGRSFQYHHSQREAIETLIFVWEYEKVRSRKALLERYATSIKNIRLPTYDEFSRYCIKMATGSGKTKVMSLVIAWQYFNSQCEEPTEAKQYAKTFLVIAPNIIVFERLRTDFEGGRIFRADPIIPKYFEIFWDFDSVMRGDGLKAHSSGMLFLSNVQQFYERLKNVKYEESDEMTSILGTDPALNKLEVSDFSERIGLRSGNLMVINDEAHHTHDEESEWNAIIRRLHLKTPITMQVDFSATPRFQKGQLFPWTISDYPLKQAILDGIVKRPFKGIAHIQEAKSKTASVRYKGFLVAGVERWKEYKEQLTPLKKKPILFVMLNDTDEADDVGDWLRTKYPKEFGEENTLVIHTDKSGEVSKADLDKARKVAHEVDSDQSPVNAIVSVLMLREGWDVQNVTVVVGLRPYTSKANILPEQTIGRGLRLMFRGQGNGYTERVDVIGNNAFISFVDDLEKLEDLKLDSFDVGKDKLSIVSIMPDPDKKKFDIGLPLISPVMVRKKSLAEEISELDVMRFQTPKLPIKKGDSEETTFTYEGFDYITLVKEVERKYTIPEPQTPQEVIGYYARQIAQEVKLPSQFAALVPRIKEFFEKKAFGREVNLEDPEILKAMTTNVSQYVCVQAFKKELQSKIVAEQTPKLEGADRLLSDLNPPFPWGRPVYESKKTILNLVPCDNEFERTFAKFLDKAEDVKSFSKIPQSFGFSIDYVDGNYNQRSYHPDFVAIAEDGTNWLLETKGQEGEETRFKDAAAERWCENASELTKKSWRYKKIPQKKFNELQPTTLLDLAVL